The following proteins come from a genomic window of Verrucomicrobiota bacterium JB022:
- a CDS encoding glycosyltransferase family 9 protein — protein sequence MTTAHQPVAYRFGGMADQIMLLPALARLQRSYGMSPLLIHRAGWSDELLAEQWGEVRILRPDRLPYWLNPSQQALVKELREIGPAPAYLFGDAARLYPLLELAGLQAGDIIDARHYPRGPREHQVAYQLRLASQCPPRWQSAFCADAPLRELPAPVLQVDDRQRRECLSWLTGRQWDDRPFILIQPGTHLTQEEEDASARLNCRWPERHWAAVIDTLSVEAEGARFLLCGTPEDLPYHRRILDLCRYRRVASLAEGLTASRLLPLLEYAHSMISVSAGPAHAAAAVNCPLVAIFGRTDPHRERPLARQAPVLIATPQGLDWIRWAPGEVEPELVVQAWRELVRTHPWPASHPRRRAPSRL from the coding sequence ATGACGACGGCTCACCAGCCGGTTGCCTACCGCTTTGGCGGCATGGCCGACCAAATCATGCTCTTGCCTGCGCTCGCCCGCTTGCAGCGCAGCTACGGCATGTCGCCGTTGCTCATCCACCGAGCGGGCTGGTCCGACGAGTTGCTGGCCGAGCAGTGGGGCGAAGTGAGAATTCTCCGGCCAGATCGGCTGCCCTACTGGCTCAACCCCTCGCAGCAAGCCCTGGTGAAAGAGCTGCGCGAGATCGGGCCCGCTCCCGCCTACCTCTTTGGCGACGCCGCGCGCCTCTATCCGCTGCTGGAGCTGGCCGGGCTGCAAGCTGGTGACATTATCGACGCCCGGCATTACCCCCGCGGGCCGCGAGAACACCAGGTAGCCTATCAACTCCGCCTCGCTTCGCAGTGCCCGCCACGCTGGCAAAGCGCATTTTGTGCCGACGCCCCGCTGCGTGAGCTACCAGCCCCCGTGCTGCAAGTCGACGACCGCCAGCGCCGCGAATGCCTCAGCTGGCTGACCGGGCGCCAGTGGGACGACCGCCCCTTTATCCTCATCCAGCCCGGCACCCACCTCACGCAAGAAGAGGAAGACGCCAGCGCCCGCCTCAACTGCCGCTGGCCCGAGCGCCACTGGGCCGCTGTCATCGACACCCTGTCGGTCGAAGCCGAAGGCGCGCGCTTCCTGCTCTGCGGCACGCCCGAAGACCTGCCCTATCACCGCCGCATTCTCGACCTCTGCCGCTACCGCCGCGTCGCCAGTCTGGCGGAAGGTCTCACCGCGTCGCGTCTCCTGCCACTGCTCGAATACGCGCACAGCATGATCAGCGTCAGTGCCGGGCCCGCCCACGCCGCCGCCGCCGTCAACTGCCCGCTGGTCGCCATCTTTGGCCGCACCGACCCGCATCGCGAACGCCCCCTCGCCCGCCAGGCCCCCGTGCTGATCGCCACCCCTCAAGGGCTCGACTGGATTCGCTGGGCGCCCGGCGAAGTCGAGCCCGAGCTGGTCGTGCAAGCCTGGCGAGAACTGGTGCGCACTCACCCCTGGCCCGCCAGCCACCCACGCCGCCGCGCCCCATCCCGCTTGTAA